One region of Thiorhodovibrio frisius genomic DNA includes:
- a CDS encoding Rpn family recombination-promoting nuclease/putative transposase, with the protein MRTNPRNLNYKELFSHPELVQQLIEGFAPPEVATMMDFAILTNHSGHYITPLFEEKIDDVVWSVEVAWQGLRQRVFLFLLLEFQSSVDARVAIRLLHYVACFYDHLLKTKVTSLKQGLPPLLPIVLYNGVGRWTAARTFMGWCAPSRRRSCAIISRICAIWSSTRDATAKMSWRRSTAP; encoded by the coding sequence GTGCGAACTAACCCCCGAAATCTCAATTACAAAGAACTCTTCAGCCATCCCGAGCTTGTCCAACAGCTCATCGAAGGCTTCGCGCCGCCCGAGGTGGCGACGATGATGGACTTTGCGATCCTGACCAACCACAGCGGGCATTACATTACGCCTTTGTTTGAAGAAAAGATCGATGACGTGGTCTGGTCGGTCGAGGTGGCTTGGCAAGGGCTGCGCCAGCGTGTGTTTCTGTTTCTGCTTCTGGAGTTCCAGTCCAGCGTCGATGCGCGCGTGGCGATTCGGCTGCTGCACTATGTGGCCTGTTTTTATGATCACCTGCTCAAGACCAAGGTAACCTCGCTCAAGCAGGGCCTGCCGCCGCTGTTGCCCATCGTGCTCTACAATGGCGTCGGACGCTGGACTGCGGCGCGGACATTCATGGGCTGGTGCGCCCCAAGCCGCCGGCGTTCTTGCGCCATTATCAGCCGCATCTGCGCTATCTGGTCATCGACGAGGGACGCTACAGCCAAGATGAGCTGGCGGCGATCAACAGCCCCCTGA
- a CDS encoding serine/threonine protein kinase, with protein MTAAPDQLCPGCFKPKGTANPCPHCGFDEAAPRPVQALPLQTLLNNQFVVGRVLGKPGGFGITYLAWDQMLEATVAIKEYLPRELAVRAQDSRTLRPHSSDETELFSYGLEQFLAEARTLAKLDHPNLVRVRQFFKANGTAYLVMDYYQGCSLQEHLDSLPGSRMSEADALALMQPILDGLRAVHAAGFLHRDIKPQNIYLAQTNTGGVRPILLDFGAARQAMGERSRSLSVVISPGYAPFEQYHRKGQQGPATDIYGAAAVLYRMLTGFVPPEATERMAGDDLRPASDFGIRSPISTALTQALAINMDERPASVRAFQQGLDLLVVPLVAQSPAVPNDAQLLTEPSQPQAAPPTDGRRRSRVGVGVQVSTLAGVLIAIALLSQFKSPPADYEPLATGMIQPEEPVTEQSKSTGQTELSLTSETKPDRTAASEPSSLPAVKAESQPEVETSPPFAAVDAELLATCREHMRNMRYTHPGDDNAFLCFRKLLENDADNQEAQQAFKKMIEFYENSAHEAFRSSNLERVKDRIERLRQIEPGNHVAMVLERRINANKRKSGIYTTGYIKNFYGVDYQIEANIDAQITGLFFKVKIFQNRCIGELSGKASWISESEALFEDEKESSDCNLAFRFSDDILVIKEFSCSYYHGAECGFSGSLRRIGAN; from the coding sequence ATGACGGCCGCCCCGGATCAACTTTGCCCAGGTTGTTTCAAGCCAAAGGGTACCGCGAATCCCTGCCCGCACTGCGGCTTTGATGAAGCCGCCCCGCGCCCGGTGCAGGCGCTCCCGCTGCAAACACTGCTCAACAATCAGTTTGTTGTTGGCCGCGTGCTTGGCAAACCGGGCGGCTTTGGCATCACCTATCTCGCCTGGGACCAGATGCTCGAGGCGACGGTCGCCATCAAGGAGTATCTGCCACGCGAGTTGGCCGTCCGCGCCCAGGACAGCCGCACCTTGCGTCCTCACAGTAGCGACGAAACGGAACTCTTCAGTTACGGGCTTGAGCAATTCCTGGCCGAGGCCCGCACGCTCGCCAAGCTTGATCATCCCAACCTGGTTCGCGTACGCCAGTTCTTCAAAGCAAACGGCACCGCCTATCTGGTAATGGACTACTACCAAGGCTGCTCGCTGCAAGAGCACCTCGACAGCCTGCCCGGCAGTCGCATGTCCGAGGCGGATGCGCTGGCACTGATGCAGCCGATTCTCGATGGTCTGCGCGCAGTCCATGCCGCAGGTTTTCTGCATCGGGACATCAAGCCGCAGAACATCTACCTCGCCCAGACCAATACCGGCGGCGTGCGCCCGATTCTGCTCGACTTCGGAGCCGCGCGGCAGGCGATGGGGGAGCGCTCGCGGTCATTGTCGGTAGTGATCAGTCCGGGGTATGCCCCTTTTGAGCAGTATCATCGTAAAGGCCAGCAAGGACCGGCGACCGACATCTATGGCGCGGCAGCGGTGCTGTATCGGATGCTGACGGGATTCGTGCCGCCCGAGGCGACCGAGCGCATGGCGGGTGATGACCTGCGCCCGGCCTCCGACTTTGGTATCCGCTCACCGATCAGCACGGCTCTGACGCAGGCATTGGCAATCAATATGGACGAGCGACCTGCGTCGGTAAGGGCGTTTCAGCAGGGACTCGACTTGCTAGTTGTGCCTCTCGTCGCCCAATCGCCAGCGGTGCCAAATGACGCGCAACTTCTAACTGAGCCATCACAACCCCAAGCTGCGCCACCAACGGACGGGCGCCGCCGGTCCCGTGTTGGCGTGGGCGTACAAGTTAGTACGCTGGCGGGTGTTCTTATCGCGATTGCGCTGCTGTCTCAATTCAAGTCGCCACCGGCCGATTACGAGCCATTGGCAACAGGGATGATCCAACCAGAAGAACCGGTTACCGAGCAATCAAAATCGACGGGGCAAACCGAGCTGTCGTTAACATCTGAAACGAAGCCTGACAGGACTGCCGCGAGTGAACCATCATCGCTGCCTGCAGTTAAGGCTGAATCGCAACCTGAAGTTGAAACGTCGCCACCATTCGCAGCAGTAGACGCTGAGTTACTCGCGACTTGCCGTGAGCACATGAGGAACATGCGTTATACTCATCCGGGAGATGACAATGCGTTCCTTTGTTTTCGAAAACTACTGGAAAACGACGCGGATAATCAAGAAGCACAACAAGCTTTTAAAAAAATGATTGAATTTTATGAAAATAGTGCGCATGAGGCATTTAGATCATCGAATCTTGAGCGAGTGAAAGATCGAATTGAACGTTTGCGTCAAATTGAACCAGGCAATCATGTTGCAATGGTTTTAGAAAGACGCATAAACGCCAACAAAAGAAAATCAGGAATCTACACGACTGGGTATATAAAAAACTTTTACGGGGTCGATTACCAGATTGAAGCCAATATCGACGCACAGATTACAGGCTTATTCTTCAAAGTAAAGATTTTTCAGAATAGGTGTATCGGCGAATTAAGTGGCAAAGCTAGTTGGATTTCTGAGAGCGAAGCTCTATTTGAAGACGAAAAAGAAAGCTCTGATTGCAATTTAGCGTTTCGTTTTTCTGATGACATTCTTGTAATAAAAGAGTTTTCTTGTTCTTATTACCATGGAGCTGAGTGTGGTTTTTCCGGCTCATTGCGCAGAATTGGTGCGAACTAA
- a CDS encoding 2OG-Fe(II) oxygenase, translating to MLNIQEQLAALLERIDRPGDFYATGTLDMHPPRLRVEGIGTIALPLLPVQAQQLIGVAEQAPYGRGSETLVDTEVRRTWQIDAAQLSLEGQRWQDDLATLLPCIAEGLGVTGQVEAELYKLLIYDAGSFFVRHRDTEKCPGMFATLVMILPSEFSGGELIVQHQDREVRLDLRRDDPAAIAYAAFYADCRHQVLPITDGCRLALIYNLVRRDGGPLPQAPDHDSARTELTRLLSLWSERPDQGQARGEGQGGHQDQANWPRKLVLPLEYAYTEAELGFRALKAIDATLAAVVRDAAAASECDLHLAMLSVQETGWAEYTGYSRWGDDLEVGEVDERVQELHSWRRPDGRSSAMGALPFTDHELCPPSMLEEIADAEAEFHEATGNAGASFERQYQCAALVLWPRRQRSAVLAAGGLDVSLPRLSELIGDADASAGADAEILAEARQLAQAICAGWPASDHSAYFASRNGKSARFLSALHRLGDTRTTVDFIAKVAAAGGYSAQDNVPVLAILDELPAEHAGAILSSLITGNAQRDPSACAELLAKVLAGKPELTGETVKPAAMVLLDGLPIAPPARSYYGAPEKMTPELVTATLAAFQHLDGALDTASVNPLAQQALERFLTHPETYDPDQILIPAARAVQTGEAPLAANTPLAEQLKDAMIALLRQRIAEALEPPADWRRPAKLKCQCTHCQELSRFLESPSDSTWRLKAGQQARDHVSHQIRTAQCDLDLTTDKRGRPYTLVCTKNQASYAKRLRQRAADSDNLHALLDPNGTGDTA from the coding sequence ATGCTAAACATCCAAGAGCAACTTGCCGCGCTGCTCGAGCGTATCGACCGTCCCGGCGACTTCTATGCCACCGGCACGCTCGACATGCACCCACCACGACTGCGGGTGGAGGGTATCGGCACCATCGCGCTGCCCTTGTTGCCGGTGCAGGCGCAACAACTGATCGGCGTCGCCGAGCAAGCGCCCTATGGTCGTGGCAGCGAGACCCTGGTCGATACCGAGGTGCGACGCACCTGGCAGATCGATGCCGCCCAGCTGTCGCTCGAGGGGCAACGCTGGCAAGATGATCTCGCCACCCTGCTCCCGTGCATTGCCGAGGGCTTGGGCGTTACCGGTCAGGTCGAGGCCGAGCTCTACAAGCTGCTGATCTACGATGCCGGCAGCTTTTTTGTGCGGCACCGCGACACCGAGAAATGCCCCGGCATGTTCGCCACCCTGGTGATGATCTTGCCCTCTGAGTTCAGCGGCGGCGAGCTGATCGTGCAGCACCAAGACCGCGAAGTGCGCCTGGATCTGCGCCGCGATGATCCAGCCGCCATCGCCTACGCCGCCTTCTATGCCGACTGCCGCCATCAGGTGTTGCCCATCACCGACGGCTGCCGGCTGGCGTTGATCTACAACTTGGTCCGCCGGGATGGCGGCCCGCTGCCCCAAGCACCGGATCATGACAGCGCGCGCACCGAGCTGACCCGGCTGCTCAGCCTGTGGAGCGAAAGGCCCGATCAGGGCCAGGCTCGGGGCGAAGGGCAGGGCGGCCATCAGGATCAAGCCAACTGGCCGCGCAAGCTGGTGCTACCCCTGGAGTACGCCTACACCGAGGCCGAGCTCGGCTTTCGCGCGCTCAAGGCCATCGATGCCACGCTCGCGGCCGTGGTGCGGGATGCGGCCGCCGCCTCTGAATGCGATCTGCATCTGGCCATGCTCAGTGTGCAAGAAACCGGCTGGGCGGAATACACGGGCTACAGTCGCTGGGGTGACGACCTCGAGGTCGGCGAGGTGGACGAGCGGGTGCAGGAACTGCACAGTTGGCGCCGACCGGATGGTCGCTCGTCGGCCATGGGGGCCTTGCCCTTCACCGATCACGAGCTTTGTCCGCCCTCGATGCTCGAGGAGATCGCCGATGCCGAGGCGGAATTCCACGAAGCCACCGGTAACGCGGGCGCCAGCTTCGAGCGTCAGTACCAGTGCGCGGCCCTGGTGCTCTGGCCGCGCCGGCAACGCAGTGCCGTGCTTGCCGCTGGCGGACTGGATGTCAGCCTGCCTCGGCTGAGCGAGCTAATCGGGGACGCGGATGCTAGCGCGGGGGCCGATGCCGAGATACTGGCCGAGGCGCGCCAACTCGCACAAGCCATCTGCGCCGGTTGGCCAGCGTCCGACCATTCAGCATACTTTGCCAGCCGCAATGGCAAGAGCGCGCGCTTTCTAAGCGCCCTGCATCGGCTTGGCGATACCCGCACCACGGTTGATTTCATCGCCAAGGTCGCCGCCGCTGGCGGCTACAGCGCGCAGGACAACGTACCAGTGCTAGCCATCCTCGATGAACTGCCCGCCGAGCACGCCGGGGCGATTTTGAGCAGCCTGATCACCGGCAATGCCCAGCGCGACCCCAGTGCCTGTGCCGAACTGCTCGCCAAGGTGCTCGCCGGCAAGCCGGAGTTGACCGGCGAGACGGTAAAGCCCGCGGCCATGGTACTCCTCGACGGGCTGCCGATCGCGCCCCCTGCCCGGAGCTACTATGGTGCGCCAGAAAAGATGACGCCCGAACTGGTTACCGCGACCCTGGCGGCTTTCCAGCACCTCGACGGGGCACTTGACACGGCATCAGTCAATCCGCTCGCGCAACAGGCACTCGAGCGCTTTCTCACACACCCGGAAACCTATGATCCCGACCAAATCCTGATCCCAGCCGCGCGCGCAGTGCAGACCGGCGAGGCCCCACTGGCTGCCAACACTCCTCTGGCTGAGCAACTCAAGGACGCCATGATTGCGCTCTTGCGCCAGCGCATTGCCGAAGCGCTCGAGCCACCCGCCGACTGGCGCCGTCCGGCCAAGCTCAAGTGCCAGTGCACCCATTGCCAGGAGCTGAGCCGCTTCCTCGAATCGCCGAGCGATTCCACCTGGCGATTGAAGGCCGGGCAACAGGCCCGCGACCACGTCAGCCACCAAATCCGCACGGCCCAATGCGATTTGGACTTGACGACAGATAAGCGTGGCCGACCTTATACTCTGGTTTGCACCAAAAATCAGGCCAGTTACGCCAAGCGCCTGCGCCAGCGAGCCGCCGACAGCGATAACCTGCATGCGCTGCTCGATCCGAACGGCACAGGAGACACCGCCTGA
- a CDS encoding protein phosphatase 2C domain-containing protein — translation MTASAATKNKVFLTPGNAQWIGTRGEQQDAFGFHGFDDLEFSTHGGMLAVLADGMGGLQNGRAAAQTAVAILRQAYAEKAPEESIPDALQRALEAANAAVYQLAITSDGEGQVGTTLVAAVAHHEGIYWVAAGDSRLYGYRADTDNLSLLSQEHNYAAILQARVAQGAVDQADADENPERDALTSFLGLEDIPLIDSGTDLVPLSMGDRLLLCSDGVHGSLDAEDLRQLIRQPAQQAAEAIVSSLKAVAKPTQDNATLAILAAEASPPDQIELQSPGPQHGAMTSPRQEMTGTRQFASRLSKLIIGIGLALVLVLIGIAIGMSLRNPGKQEPAKPPEDATQMPESSVPNSEAGASMRDSGALEAADAQPQPVDSQIRPPAVPPSKTTNMEAEKSVPAPEPEDE, via the coding sequence ATGACAGCGAGTGCCGCAACCAAGAACAAAGTGTTCCTGACACCTGGCAACGCCCAATGGATCGGCACGCGCGGCGAGCAGCAGGATGCCTTTGGCTTTCACGGCTTTGACGACCTCGAATTCAGCACCCATGGCGGGATGCTCGCAGTCCTCGCCGATGGCATGGGCGGGCTGCAGAACGGACGTGCCGCCGCCCAGACAGCGGTTGCGATCCTGCGCCAAGCCTATGCCGAGAAAGCACCAGAGGAATCGATTCCAGACGCCTTGCAGCGCGCGCTCGAAGCGGCGAATGCCGCCGTCTACCAACTGGCGATCACTTCGGATGGAGAAGGCCAGGTGGGCACCACGCTGGTGGCAGCCGTCGCCCATCACGAAGGGATTTACTGGGTCGCGGCAGGTGATAGCCGTCTCTATGGCTATCGTGCTGACACGGACAACTTGAGCCTGTTGAGTCAGGAGCATAACTACGCCGCCATCCTGCAAGCCCGGGTTGCCCAGGGGGCGGTCGATCAGGCAGACGCCGACGAGAACCCGGAGCGCGACGCGCTGACCAGCTTTCTTGGTTTGGAGGACATTCCTCTGATCGATTCAGGCACCGATCTCGTTCCGCTCAGCATGGGTGATCGCCTGCTGCTATGCAGCGATGGCGTTCATGGGAGCCTGGATGCTGAAGACTTGCGGCAACTGATTCGCCAGCCTGCCCAGCAGGCCGCCGAGGCCATTGTCTCCAGCTTGAAAGCTGTCGCGAAGCCGACTCAGGATAATGCAACCCTCGCCATTCTGGCCGCAGAGGCGTCCCCACCCGATCAGATCGAGCTCCAATCTCCGGGTCCGCAACATGGTGCAATGACCAGTCCTCGCCAGGAGATGACTGGGACGCGCCAATTCGCGTCGCGCTTAAGCAAGCTGATCATTGGCATTGGGCTTGCGTTAGTGCTGGTTCTGATCGGCATCGCCATCGGCATGTCACTGCGCAACCCCGGGAAGCAAGAGCCAGCAAAGCCGCCAGAGGATGCGACTCAGATGCCAGAGTCTTCAGTGCCGAATTCCGAGGCTGGCGCCTCCATGCGAGATAGCGGGGCATTGGAAGCCGCTGACGCACAACCCCAGCCAGTAGACTCACAGATACGGCCTCCAGCGGTTCCGCCATCGAAAACTACAAACATGGAAGCTGAGAAGTCCGTGCCCGCACCCGAGCCGGAGGATGAATAG
- a CDS encoding FHA domain-containing protein: protein MKRIIASHHLIAAALFLPLFMAGIASATAAATEPAELRLSQSWQDGTELTSYLDVRDAHGEPVGDLDPERLHVTIGPHAGAIESVEPFAATEEGVLYLFLVDRSRSLSAARFAQIRAALMAWVAALQPNDLAGIITFGERVETVLAPTADRSALDEAIGRLAPTDQQTALHQGLVRAITLGQQQRADWPRRRAIVILSDGLEDAPGGMTADEVHARLAENPAPIYAIGLSTGGSAERRTAGLAALGRFARESGGLFLDANRAEDLSAPYAEMRDHIRAVWRLRLQCPDCTLDGNRYRLQITLLSDDGLRLTDGSDLRLLPPPVSTEEPEDAEEDIADSSGTESEPEAADTADAGETASEEAAETGITGILHSNERWVLAAGGIALVVLLIILAVVLRARGRQLAQTTAATMTDQAELAIPATASDKAGEPSLSLDADALVTERGQMPAAPSVPPADHATPQAPPVNILPQLRLAFVTGPRRGEVVELSVMQPARLGRSADCALVLSGDDEISGRHAEVLCLDNGQRVLRDLSSTNGTRLNGVGVQGTHPLQNGDRIGVGQTELRVLS, encoded by the coding sequence ATGAAAAGAATCATCGCCTCGCATCATCTGATCGCCGCCGCGCTTTTTTTGCCTCTATTCATGGCAGGCATTGCGTCGGCAACGGCCGCGGCGACGGAGCCAGCCGAACTGCGACTGTCACAGAGCTGGCAGGATGGGACCGAGCTCACCTCCTATCTCGATGTGCGCGATGCGCATGGGGAGCCTGTCGGAGATCTCGACCCGGAGCGTTTGCACGTCACCATCGGTCCCCATGCCGGCGCCATTGAAAGCGTCGAGCCTTTCGCGGCGACAGAGGAAGGCGTGCTCTACCTGTTTTTGGTTGACCGTTCGCGATCACTCTCCGCCGCCCGCTTCGCGCAGATTCGCGCGGCCCTGATGGCCTGGGTCGCGGCACTCCAGCCGAATGACTTGGCCGGCATTATCACCTTCGGTGAGCGGGTTGAGACCGTCCTGGCACCGACAGCCGATCGGTCGGCGCTGGATGAGGCGATCGGGCGTCTCGCGCCGACGGACCAGCAGACCGCGTTGCATCAGGGGCTGGTGCGCGCGATCACGCTTGGTCAGCAACAGCGCGCCGATTGGCCGCGGCGGCGCGCGATTGTGATTCTGAGCGATGGACTGGAGGATGCTCCCGGCGGCATGACGGCGGACGAGGTGCATGCAAGGCTGGCGGAGAATCCCGCCCCCATTTATGCCATCGGACTGAGCACCGGGGGGAGCGCGGAGCGGCGCACGGCTGGGCTGGCGGCACTGGGCCGTTTTGCACGCGAGTCCGGCGGGCTGTTTTTGGATGCGAATCGCGCGGAGGACTTGTCCGCGCCCTATGCCGAGATGCGCGATCACATTCGCGCTGTCTGGCGGCTGCGACTGCAATGCCCGGATTGCACCCTGGACGGGAACCGCTACCGGCTGCAGATCACGTTGCTGAGCGACGATGGCCTTCGCTTGACGGATGGGAGCGATCTGCGTTTGTTGCCCCCACCGGTCAGCACCGAAGAGCCTGAGGACGCGGAAGAAGACATCGCCGATTCTTCCGGCACGGAATCTGAACCCGAAGCAGCGGACACTGCGGATGCGGGAGAAACCGCATCGGAAGAAGCAGCAGAGACTGGCATCACGGGCATTCTCCACAGTAACGAGCGCTGGGTGCTCGCGGCAGGTGGCATCGCTTTGGTGGTGCTGCTCATCATCCTGGCGGTTGTCTTGCGCGCCCGGGGCCGCCAGTTAGCTCAGACCACTGCAGCGACAATGACAGACCAGGCTGAACTGGCGATACCCGCAACCGCGTCAGATAAGGCGGGCGAGCCGTCGCTGAGCCTGGATGCGGACGCCTTGGTTACCGAGCGCGGACAGATGCCTGCGGCTCCCAGCGTTCCCCCGGCGGATCATGCGACCCCGCAAGCCCCTCCGGTCAATATCTTGCCCCAGCTGCGGCTGGCCTTTGTCACCGGCCCGCGGCGCGGAGAGGTTGTGGAACTGTCCGTGATGCAGCCAGCACGACTTGGTCGGTCCGCCGATTGTGCCTTAGTGCTTTCCGGCGACGATGAAATCTCCGGTCGTCATGCGGAGGTTTTGTGCCTAGACAATGGCCAGCGAGTGCTGCGCGACCTGAGCTCCACCAATGGCACCCGATTGAACGGCGTTGGCGTGCAGGGGACGCATCCGCTGCAAAATGGCGACCGCATCGGTGTGGGACAGACCGAGCTGCGAGTGCTGTCATGA